aaattacaacgcatatttccccgaaacggatatttagcgaacggctttggaaggttaacttgtaaaattttaaggaaatacAAATAATAAAGGCTGGAAAACAGTTAagagtttaatttgtttttatcccATTTTTCTCCCAATCATAAAAAGGGCTGTTTTCTTCATGCAGtcaaaaaatcatgtaaaaatttgaacaaatattgaAGTTTAGCAGATTGTGGCTCTTAGTCTgaaattcttgataaaaatttgaacagagttAGAAAAAACTACAATAGTGGTacaacgatttttgtttaattttctacTGTATATAATTGTTTTAATAGGTTTATGTTTgactagtgttcaatatctgatacctgttcaataactagcgCTTCTACTCTAGTTCTAATCAAATATCTACTAATTTAGCCGTTTCAAATAtagatattataaaaaaatactaatttgcggagccaaaaaaaaacgcgtgatgACAGTTTGGCATATGCCTACTCATCAgatttctgaaatctgaatatcaATTCctaatctgaatcctgaatttgaattcaagatttgatttccaaatctgaattctaaaactgAGTTCTGAAAGCCACACACACATATGCCGTtttgcacaaaaaaaatatatatatttttctttctttttcaggTTGCGACTACTCATGATCTGGTATCTCTTTTGTGCCGTGGTGGTAATTAATGTATCGTTATGTTCCTGCCAAGCCGTTACAGCTGTTCCACCTATTTGCGAAAGTGCGCTTTTAGATGATATGCCTCAACGCATTCGGAAAGTATGTACTGCTTTGGAAAATTCAAACCAATTTGCAGAAGCCCTTAACGCTTATATCCGAAAGGAAGCAGCTGGTAAGTTATAaatgtacatcaagaaaaacaaactaccTAGTAGTAAACTGAGCGAAACAGAAATAGCACTGTCCTTCTTTTTGCTTGTTCAAAAATGAATGgaacaattttctaaatttttttgtacaataggtttaaaaaattttaacggaCAATTTAAGCATTTACTTTTACCTTTTCTTCGgtgaacaaaaaaattctagaaatcgTCTAAATATTCAGTTATCTTTTCAAACGGTTCgtagtaaattttgattttttgattttatagaaATACTAAAATGATACTATTTTTATTCCACatccttttaatattttttggcctcagtGACAATTAATTCATcaagatattcaaaataaactttGTAAGAATTCATTTGGGCGAAAACCATTATTCATTAACAAGTAAAACACAAAAGGTAATGATTGAAGgatttaaggggggagtagggtctaacgggtaaaaaaacaccattttcacaaatttttttagagctatcgttcaaacaaatgtattcaaattttttgcattatacgaagcattgttaaaagaacatttagtaattttttcgtagaaaaatattgaaaaatgagccggtgacggagcactttcgaggattccttttagaaaacaggatttgcgatGGACACTGtgtctcagcacagaatcatctgaagttaaaaaatcagagcaaaatatttctaatagatgtttttctggaccccaacgattttatttaacttaaaaaaaaatttatgaaatttttgtggctgcttgaagtaaaaactacgatttttcaggaaaaaatccgccgttttttatctgtaaaagctccccaaagttaaaaaaaagaaaatcgttggggtttggtattttatttgtagaaaatatgttccaaatttgaaaagaatcggtgaagtagttttcaaatgacgatgtccactgactttagaaa
This sequence is a window from Uranotaenia lowii strain MFRU-FL chromosome 3, ASM2978415v1, whole genome shotgun sequence. Protein-coding genes within it:
- the LOC129756273 gene encoding dromyosuppressin, which translates into the protein MKESLNFWFHKRVNKMLRLLMIWYLFCAVVVINVSLCSCQAVTAVPPICESALLDDMPQRIRKVCTALENSNQFAEALNAYIRKEAAALLYQGEDLLTPNSNGKRTDVDHVFLRFGKKR